The following are encoded in a window of Paenibacillus polymyxa genomic DNA:
- the cyoC gene encoding cytochrome o ubiquinol oxidase subunit III produces MAQAAAHQSHDHDHGHHDPQELKMLGFWIFLVTDVILFSTLFATFVVLRNNTAGGPGGAELFNMTGVIIETFLLLTSSFTSGLAVLAMNKGSMKGLINWLIVTAILGLGFIGFEVYEFVELVHEGANFGTSAFLSAFFTLVGTHGLHVSLGLVWMIGLMFQLKKRGLTPETKGKVSALSLYWHFLDAVWIFLLTVVYLMGVM; encoded by the coding sequence ATGGCACAAGCAGCAGCACACCAAAGCCATGATCATGACCACGGGCATCACGATCCGCAAGAATTGAAGATGCTTGGTTTTTGGATCTTCCTCGTAACGGACGTAATCCTGTTCAGCACCTTGTTCGCAACCTTCGTCGTCCTTCGGAACAACACAGCCGGAGGACCGGGTGGCGCAGAGCTGTTTAACATGACGGGCGTTATTATTGAAACGTTCCTCTTGCTCACGAGCAGCTTCACAAGTGGTCTGGCTGTGTTGGCCATGAACAAAGGAAGCATGAAGGGATTAATTAACTGGTTAATCGTGACGGCGATCCTGGGTCTTGGCTTTATCGGTTTTGAGGTTTACGAGTTTGTTGAGTTGGTACACGAAGGAGCCAATTTTGGAACCAGTGCGTTCTTGTCGGCATTCTTCACTTTAGTCGGAACGCACGGACTTCACGTTTCGTTAGGTCTGGTTTGGATGATTGGACTCATGTTCCAGTTGAAAAAACGCGGGCTTACACCAGAGACGAAGGGGAAAGTTTCGGCATTGAGCTTGTACTGGCACTTTTTGGACGCTGTCTGGATCTTCTTGCTGACAGTCGTCTATTTGATGGGGGTGATGTAG
- a CDS encoding cbb3-type cytochrome c oxidase subunit I, translating to MLDKIKEFASTFFVTGDPMIYGADVSIALATIGIVFVLTYFKKWGWLWKNWLTTVDHKKVGIMYILAAILMLFRGGVDALLMRVQLATPDVTLLHPEHYNQIFTTHGTIMILFMAMPLMFGLFNIAVPLQIGARDVAFPFLNALSFWLFFMGAMLFNLSFVIGGSPDAGWLSYPPLSELQFSPGVGQNFYIWGIQISGIGSLATGINFIVTIIKMRAPGMTWMKMPVFTWSVFSSCVIIIFAFPILTVTLALLFLDRFGGGHFFTLDFGGNPMMYINLIWMWGHPEVYIVVLPAFGIYSEVISVFSKKKLFGYKSMVYAMFIIAILSFFTWAHHFFTMGSGADVNAFFAISTMVIAIPTGVKVFNWLFTMYRGKITFKTPMMWSIAFIPNFLIAGLTGVMLSVAPADFQFHNSYFLIAHFHSALIGGVVFGYLAGLYYWWPKMFGFTLPETPGKWAFWFWNIGFYVCFIPQYSLGLMGMTRRLSTYGWDTGWQPLNLVSTVGAFLMGIGFLFQVLQILLGIKNYRKLKDTTGDPWGGHTLEWSIPSPAPEYNFATIPQVEERDDWWAEKDKRAKGIFRKQPPIEAIHMPKNSAIPFIMSVFFFIAGFGFVFGWSFFYIPGLIGVAICMICRSFFSYDGDYYIPADEVKRTEAAIRGSV from the coding sequence ATGCTTGACAAAATAAAAGAGTTTGCATCCACTTTCTTCGTTACTGGAGACCCAATGATCTATGGAGCGGACGTCTCCATCGCATTAGCGACGATCGGGATCGTGTTTGTGCTCACTTATTTCAAAAAATGGGGCTGGCTTTGGAAAAACTGGTTGACTACCGTTGACCATAAAAAAGTCGGTATTATGTATATTCTTGCGGCCATCTTGATGTTATTCCGCGGAGGCGTGGATGCATTATTGATGCGTGTTCAACTGGCTACACCGGATGTTACACTACTGCATCCTGAGCATTACAACCAGATTTTCACAACACATGGCACGATCATGATCCTGTTTATGGCGATGCCGTTGATGTTTGGTTTGTTTAACATTGCCGTACCACTTCAAATTGGTGCGCGCGACGTTGCGTTCCCTTTCCTGAACGCATTGAGCTTCTGGCTTTTCTTTATGGGAGCGATGTTGTTCAACCTGTCCTTCGTTATCGGCGGTTCGCCAGATGCAGGTTGGTTGAGTTATCCACCGCTTTCAGAACTGCAATTTAGTCCAGGCGTCGGTCAGAACTTCTATATCTGGGGTATTCAGATTTCGGGTATAGGTTCATTGGCTACAGGGATCAACTTTATTGTGACCATTATTAAAATGCGTGCACCTGGTATGACTTGGATGAAAATGCCTGTCTTTACGTGGTCCGTATTTTCGTCATGTGTTATTATCATTTTCGCATTCCCGATTCTGACGGTTACTTTGGCATTGCTGTTCCTTGACCGCTTCGGAGGAGGACACTTCTTTACGCTTGATTTCGGCGGTAACCCGATGATGTATATCAACTTGATCTGGATGTGGGGTCACCCTGAGGTATACATTGTAGTTTTGCCTGCCTTCGGTATTTATTCCGAGGTTATCAGCGTATTCTCCAAAAAGAAATTGTTTGGATACAAGTCCATGGTTTACGCCATGTTCATTATTGCGATCTTGTCCTTCTTCACCTGGGCGCATCACTTCTTCACGATGGGATCAGGCGCAGATGTTAATGCATTCTTTGCGATTTCGACGATGGTTATCGCAATACCGACAGGGGTTAAAGTATTTAACTGGCTGTTCACGATGTATCGGGGTAAGATTACATTCAAGACTCCTATGATGTGGTCAATTGCTTTTATTCCGAACTTCTTGATTGCTGGTTTGACGGGCGTCATGTTGTCTGTAGCGCCTGCTGACTTCCAGTTCCATAACAGTTACTTCCTGATCGCTCACTTTCACTCCGCTCTGATTGGTGGTGTAGTGTTCGGTTACTTGGCAGGTCTGTACTATTGGTGGCCTAAAATGTTCGGTTTCACATTGCCTGAAACGCCTGGTAAATGGGCTTTCTGGTTCTGGAACATCGGTTTCTATGTATGTTTTATTCCACAATATTCTCTCGGTCTGATGGGTATGACGCGTCGTCTGAGCACTTACGGCTGGGATACCGGTTGGCAGCCGCTTAACCTCGTTTCGACCGTTGGGGCATTCTTGATGGGGATTGGTTTCTTGTTCCAGGTTCTTCAAATTCTTCTGGGCATCAAGAATTACCGTAAGCTGAAGGATACAACAGGCGACCCTTGGGGTGGCCATACGTTGGAATGGTCGATTCCTTCACCTGCACCGGAGTACAATTTTGCTACCATTCCACAAGTAGAAGAACGTGATGACTGGTGGGCAGAAAAAGATAAACGTGCAAAAGGTATTTTCAGAAAGCAACCGCCAATTGAAGCGATTCATATGCCGAAGAACTCGGCGATTCCATTCATTATGTCGGTATTCTTTTTCATTGCAGGTTTCGGGTTCGTATTCGGATGGTCGTTCTTCTATATTCCAGGACTGATCGGTGTGGCAATTTGTATGATTTGCCGTTCGTTCTTCTCCTATGATGGCGACTACTATATCCCTGCGGATGAAGTAAAACGCACGGAAGCGGCAATAAGGGGGTCTGTATAA
- the cyoA gene encoding ubiquinol oxidase subunit II: MNKKPKAIIALVLTVLTVALLIWTCFYAGGKYVVFDPKGPVGQAQKELIILTTALSALIIVPVMILTFFIIWRYRDTPTNKVKYQPHWDDSKKLETTWWAIPIIVICIIAVITARYTYLLEPSKPLASTQKPVTIQVTSLDWKWLFMYPEEGIATVNQVHIPKGVPVRFELTADAPMNSFWIPQLGGQIYTMSGMAMKLHLQADHEGTYFGSGANFSGEHFGQMRFDVEVQSDEEYKNWVADIKKQSKPLTKDGYLALAKPGLSQPDEYSSIPDGLFKDIVNKYVVEGASNPHAGHGEATSTEGSSQSGTEDHAAMDMSHMNMSGHN; the protein is encoded by the coding sequence ATGAACAAAAAACCAAAAGCGATTATTGCGTTGGTTTTGACCGTGCTCACGGTAGCATTGCTCATTTGGACGTGTTTTTATGCTGGCGGAAAATACGTTGTTTTCGATCCGAAAGGACCCGTTGGGCAAGCACAAAAAGAGCTGATCATTCTTACAACGGCATTGTCTGCGCTAATAATTGTACCGGTCATGATTTTGACTTTCTTCATCATTTGGCGGTATCGTGATACACCGACAAACAAGGTGAAGTATCAACCCCACTGGGATGACAGCAAAAAGCTGGAGACCACATGGTGGGCTATTCCAATTATCGTTATCTGTATTATTGCGGTTATTACTGCAAGATATACCTACTTGCTGGAGCCTTCCAAGCCGTTGGCAAGTACGCAAAAGCCAGTAACCATTCAAGTGACTTCACTGGACTGGAAATGGCTCTTTATGTACCCAGAGGAAGGTATAGCTACAGTTAACCAAGTTCACATTCCTAAAGGTGTTCCAGTCCGTTTTGAACTGACTGCTGACGCCCCGATGAACTCATTCTGGATTCCGCAATTGGGCGGACAAATCTACACCATGTCAGGCATGGCTATGAAACTGCATTTGCAGGCCGATCACGAAGGAACTTACTTTGGTTCGGGTGCAAACTTTAGCGGTGAGCATTTTGGACAAATGCGTTTTGATGTAGAAGTCCAGTCGGATGAAGAGTATAAAAACTGGGTCGCTGACATCAAAAAGCAGTCTAAGCCGCTGACGAAAGACGGCTATTTGGCGCTTGCAAAACCAGGTTTGTCCCAGCCTGATGAGTATTCTTCGATTCCAGATGGCTTGTTCAAAGACATTGTTAACAAGTATGTAGTGGAGGGCGCTTCTAACCCACATGCTGGACATGGTGAAGCTACATCCACAGAAGGTTCTTCTCAGTCCGGCACAGAAGATCATGCGGCAATGGACATGAGTCATATGAATATGAGCGGACACAATTAA